In a single window of the Pelagibacterium sp. 26DY04 genome:
- a CDS encoding response regulator — MAIDILIAEDEPSILEALDFVLKRAGWTIGAVMDGEAVMDAVRRQRPRVLVLDIMLPKRSGFEVLKQIRSDQSTADLPVLVLTAKGQQQDRRIAEELGADRFVTKPYSNADVVDAVRSLLGDPSDLRHAH; from the coding sequence TTGGCTATCGATATTCTCATTGCAGAAGACGAGCCATCCATTCTCGAAGCGCTGGATTTCGTTCTGAAAAGAGCAGGATGGACCATCGGTGCCGTCATGGATGGTGAAGCGGTGATGGACGCTGTAAGGCGTCAGCGGCCTCGGGTTCTCGTTCTCGATATCATGCTGCCCAAGCGCAGCGGATTCGAGGTGCTCAAGCAGATCCGCTCCGATCAGTCGACGGCTGACTTGCCGGTTCTGGTCCTGACCGCCAAGGGGCAGCAGCAGGACCGGCGTATCGCCGAGGAACTTGGTGCCGACAGGTTCGTCACCAAGCCCTATTCCAACGCTGACGTGGTGGATGCGGTGCGAAGCCTGCTGGGCGATCCCTCCGATCTGCGCCACGCCCACTGA
- a CDS encoding class 1 fructose-bisphosphatase, giving the protein MARKTLETWIADSKLDAPIAVIFGMAADCAIEIAVALRMASVAGDTGAAQTVNVQGEVQKKLDVVANDIFLRRGRATGVLAAMVSEELDEIELVENARNARHALVFDPLDGSSNLEINGAVGSIFSVLDLGKSENVGTDDVLQPGSGQVAAGYVLYGPATLLVLTTGRSVSIFSLDEASASFVLVNEKVEIPAESAEFAINASRQSRWYPATRGFIDACIAGKSGPFGKSYNMRWCAAMVADLHRILCRGGVFLYPEDEDTKAKGGRLRLLYEANPMSMIIEAAGGASTTGTERILDVVPTSLHQRIGIIIGSRDEIERAKSFY; this is encoded by the coding sequence GTGGCGCGCAAGACTCTCGAAACCTGGATCGCTGACAGCAAGCTCGATGCCCCAATCGCCGTGATCTTTGGGATGGCCGCCGATTGCGCCATCGAAATCGCAGTCGCTTTACGGATGGCTTCGGTTGCCGGGGATACAGGCGCGGCCCAGACCGTGAACGTCCAGGGCGAGGTCCAGAAAAAGCTCGACGTGGTTGCCAACGATATCTTCCTGCGCCGCGGCAGGGCCACCGGTGTTCTGGCGGCAATGGTCTCGGAAGAACTTGACGAAATCGAGCTCGTCGAAAATGCCCGGAATGCACGTCACGCCCTGGTCTTCGACCCACTCGACGGGTCCTCCAACCTCGAAATCAATGGCGCGGTGGGGTCGATCTTTTCGGTTCTTGACTTGGGCAAAAGCGAAAACGTCGGAACCGATGATGTCTTGCAGCCCGGCAGCGGGCAGGTCGCCGCCGGCTACGTGCTCTACGGGCCCGCAACGCTTCTGGTGCTGACAACCGGCCGTTCCGTCTCGATCTTTAGCCTCGATGAAGCCAGCGCCAGCTTCGTTCTCGTCAACGAGAAGGTCGAAATTCCTGCCGAGAGCGCCGAGTTTGCCATCAACGCGTCGCGACAGTCGCGCTGGTATCCGGCGACCCGTGGCTTCATCGACGCCTGCATCGCCGGCAAATCAGGACCGTTCGGCAAGAGTTACAACATGCGCTGGTGCGCCGCCATGGTCGCCGATCTCCACCGCATCCTGTGCCGGGGCGGCGTGTTTCTCTATCCGGAAGACGAGGACACCAAGGCCAAGGGCGGTCGTTTGCGGCTGCTCTATGAGGCTAACCCGATGAGCATGATCATCGAGGCGGCGGGCGGCGCGTCCACGACCGGAACCGAGCGTATCCTGGATGTCGTTCCGACCAGCCTTCACCAGCGCATCGGCATCATCATCGGATCGCGTGACGAGATCGAGCGCGCCAAGTCCTTCTATTAA
- a CDS encoding branched-chain amino acid ABC transporter permease, with protein sequence MNFFRLPKNEYVTFAVFSLVVLTMPIWLQPLGAAYPGLMQQFTIFAIFAVGFNILFGLTGYLSFGHAAFLGVGSYTAVWSFKLLSMDVIPALIFAIVMAAVFALVIGYVSLRRSGIYFSILTLAFAQMSYNLAYSVLTPITNGETALQLASSDPRVLDNLFALGVSGRIPSPSLFGNALGGIQGFYLCAVILLIAFFVAQKIFTSPFGMMLRAVKSNQTRMAYTGFNTRPYTLAAFVISGMYAGLAGGLLAVTDPLAGAERMQWTASGEVVLMTILGGVGTLIGPVIGAWIIKYMENIFSAFNERLLHYVFSWLPDGVEDVWVAIASKFVGEGWHLTQGLVFVLVVVFLPGGIMEGVRRIRAMFANRRSEATRSALSTSAAE encoded by the coding sequence ATGAACTTCTTTCGGCTTCCAAAAAACGAATACGTCACCTTCGCGGTCTTTTCGCTGGTGGTTCTCACCATGCCGATCTGGCTGCAGCCGCTCGGCGCCGCATATCCCGGCCTGATGCAGCAGTTCACGATCTTTGCGATCTTTGCCGTGGGCTTCAATATTCTCTTCGGGCTGACCGGCTATCTCAGCTTCGGCCACGCGGCGTTCCTCGGGGTGGGGTCCTACACCGCGGTATGGTCGTTCAAGCTATTGTCCATGGACGTCATTCCAGCCCTGATCTTTGCCATCGTCATGGCGGCTGTCTTCGCGCTGGTCATAGGCTATGTCTCGCTGCGGCGCTCGGGCATCTATTTCTCGATCCTGACGCTGGCTTTCGCGCAGATGAGCTACAATCTCGCCTATTCGGTCCTCACGCCCATCACCAATGGTGAAACAGCGCTCCAGCTTGCGAGCTCGGATCCTCGCGTTCTGGACAATCTGTTTGCCCTCGGTGTCTCGGGGCGCATTCCCTCGCCAAGCCTCTTTGGCAATGCCCTTGGCGGCATCCAGGGTTTCTATCTCTGCGCCGTCATCCTGCTGATCGCCTTCTTTGTCGCCCAGAAGATCTTCACTTCTCCATTCGGCATGATGCTGCGGGCCGTCAAATCCAATCAGACCCGCATGGCCTATACTGGATTCAACACCCGCCCTTATACGCTGGCCGCCTTCGTCATCTCCGGCATGTATGCCGGCCTCGCCGGAGGTCTGCTTGCGGTCACCGATCCTTTGGCCGGCGCCGAGCGCATGCAGTGGACCGCCTCGGGCGAGGTGGTGCTGATGACCATTCTAGGCGGGGTGGGCACGTTGATCGGTCCGGTGATCGGTGCCTGGATCATCAAATACATGGAAAACATCTTCTCGGCCTTCAACGAGCGCCTGCTGCACTATGTGTTCTCGTGGCTGCCGGATGGTGTCGAAGACGTCTGGGTTGCGATTGCGTCCAAGTTCGTGGGCGAGGGGTGGCACCTGACGCAAGGGCTCGTCTTCGTCCTCGTGGTCGTGTTCCTGCCAGGCGGCATCATGGAAGGCGTGCGCCGTATCCGGGCGATGTTCGCCAACCGGCGAAGCGAAGCCACGCGCTCCGCCCTCAGCACCTCGGCAGCCGAATAG
- a CDS encoding short-chain fatty acyl-CoA regulator family protein, whose product MSQAALARSVGISPSYLNLIEANKRQVGGTLLQRIAAELEITIGELTGEAEHRLIHELTEAFADPVLADVGLSADQARSLVATQPQIAQMIARLHRAYAAAAVSADAYANRLRADPLLSQLLHQVLSRITAVRSSAEILDEIKDLSSEERERFVGSISREARGLTAVAQNLIGQFDHASIASRSASVRRELDDMIFAARNYFPLLEDRAAEIAADLGERAGEAAIIGHLRERHGIAVERTANPPSGQPFAYDAERRTIWFRNTVPQSTRQFQMVRLVADLTSGGVLDTVAGAPELSSETARKLARAYLSSYAAGAVLFPYERFRSDAEALRYDVEALSERYNASFEQVAHRLVTLRREDAEGVPFGFLRSDPAGRLTKHFPLPGLLLPQTGHACPLWAIYAAFRSSGQLVRQVVRFSDGSRFLFIAKAVSRRSSGFADQALPHSILLATDILHADRTVYADGLDLRDSGADVPVGPSCRLCTRADCPSRQEAPFAPGTEATLTGSIA is encoded by the coding sequence ATGTCGCAAGCGGCGCTGGCGCGTAGCGTGGGCATCTCGCCGAGCTATCTCAATCTCATCGAAGCCAATAAGCGCCAGGTGGGCGGCACGCTGCTCCAGCGCATCGCCGCCGAACTCGAAATCACCATAGGCGAATTGACTGGAGAGGCCGAACATCGGCTCATACACGAATTGACCGAAGCGTTTGCCGATCCGGTCCTGGCCGATGTCGGGCTTAGTGCCGACCAGGCCCGCAGTCTTGTCGCGACCCAGCCGCAAATCGCCCAAATGATCGCCAGGCTTCACCGGGCCTACGCGGCTGCCGCCGTGAGTGCGGATGCCTACGCCAATCGCCTGCGCGCCGATCCGCTGCTCAGTCAACTTCTGCACCAGGTTCTCTCGCGCATTACCGCGGTGCGATCTTCGGCCGAGATTCTCGACGAGATCAAGGATCTCAGTTCCGAGGAGCGCGAGCGGTTTGTCGGATCGATTTCGCGCGAAGCGCGTGGGCTGACCGCAGTGGCGCAAAACCTGATCGGCCAATTCGATCATGCCAGTATCGCCAGCCGATCGGCCTCTGTCCGGCGCGAGCTGGACGACATGATCTTTGCCGCCCGCAATTACTTCCCGCTCCTGGAGGATCGCGCTGCCGAGATCGCGGCGGATTTGGGAGAACGGGCGGGCGAGGCCGCGATCATCGGCCATTTGCGCGAACGCCATGGCATTGCCGTCGAGCGAACCGCAAATCCGCCGTCAGGCCAGCCATTTGCCTACGATGCGGAACGCCGGACGATTTGGTTTCGCAACACCGTGCCGCAATCGACCAGACAGTTCCAGATGGTCAGACTGGTCGCGGACCTGACGAGCGGCGGCGTCCTGGACACCGTCGCCGGCGCGCCCGAGCTCTCCTCGGAAACCGCGCGCAAGTTGGCGCGGGCCTATCTTTCCTCCTACGCAGCCGGGGCGGTGCTTTTTCCCTATGAGCGCTTCAGGTCCGATGCAGAAGCCCTGCGCTATGATGTGGAAGCACTGAGCGAACGTTACAATGCCAGCTTCGAACAGGTTGCCCACCGGCTCGTGACCCTCAGGCGAGAGGACGCCGAGGGTGTCCCCTTTGGTTTCCTGCGCTCGGATCCGGCTGGGCGGCTGACCAAACACTTCCCCCTACCCGGCCTGCTGCTTCCCCAGACGGGGCACGCCTGCCCGCTCTGGGCCATCTATGCGGCGTTCCGCTCCTCGGGCCAGTTGGTTCGCCAGGTGGTGCGGTTTTCCGATGGCTCACGCTTCCTCTTTATTGCCAAGGCGGTTTCGCGCCGCTCCTCGGGCTTTGCCGATCAGGCGCTGCCCCATTCGATCCTCCTTGCAACCGATATCCTGCACGCAGACCGAACCGTTTACGCCGACGGTCTCGATTTGCGCGATTCCGGCGCCGACGTGCCCGTGGGGCCGAGCTGCCGGCTATGCACACGCGCGGATTGCCCCAGCCGGCAGGAGGCCCCGTTCGCGCCGGGCACCGAGGCCACGCTGACGGGCTCCATCGCCTGA
- a CDS encoding ABC transporter ATP-binding protein translates to MNAVSTIQRDAASRPQAAAPFFSVDDIHSYYGESYIVQGVSFDIAHGEILALLGRNGAGKSSTLRTIARLDSPMLHRGEIWLDGQPIHKLKAFEAARAGIQLVPEDRRIIQGLTVEENLTLAQVSPGMGWDLDRIYGHFPRLAERRRQEGTTLSGGEQQMLAIARALARDLKLLLLDEPYEGLAPVIVQEIETILHEIKELGITTIIVEQNAVAALKLADRAVILDTGEVAFSGTAREVLDNAELRHEYLAI, encoded by the coding sequence ATGAACGCCGTATCCACCATCCAGCGTGATGCCGCCTCTCGACCGCAAGCGGCCGCGCCGTTTTTCTCGGTCGATGATATCCACTCATACTATGGCGAGAGCTACATCGTTCAGGGCGTGAGCTTCGACATCGCCCATGGCGAAATACTCGCCCTGCTTGGCCGCAACGGTGCCGGCAAGAGTTCCACCCTGCGCACCATCGCCCGGCTCGACAGTCCGATGCTGCATCGAGGAGAAATCTGGCTCGACGGCCAACCGATCCACAAGCTCAAGGCGTTCGAGGCCGCAAGGGCGGGCATTCAGCTCGTTCCCGAGGACCGGCGCATCATCCAGGGATTGACGGTCGAGGAAAACCTCACGCTGGCGCAGGTTTCGCCCGGCATGGGCTGGGATCTCGACCGCATCTACGGGCATTTTCCGCGTCTTGCCGAGCGTCGCCGTCAGGAGGGAACGACGCTGTCGGGGGGTGAGCAGCAAATGCTGGCCATCGCCCGCGCCCTGGCGCGCGATCTCAAGCTGCTTCTGCTCGACGAGCCCTATGAGGGGCTTGCTCCGGTCATCGTCCAGGAGATCGAGACCATTCTGCACGAGATCAAGGAGCTGGGTATCACCACGATCATCGTCGAGCAGAATGCTGTCGCAGCCCTCAAGCTTGCCGATCGCGCGGTGATCCTCGACACCGGCGAGGTCGCATTCTCCGGAACTGCACGCGAAGTGCTCGACAATGCCGAACTGCGCCACGAATACCTAGCGATCTAG
- the acs gene encoding acetate--CoA ligase — MNSQAPVTRHTRLTPQQFNDKYTASLTDPEAFWREEGQRLDWIKPYSKVKNTSYAYPDVSIKWFEDGILNVSANCIDRHLATNADKVALIFEPDDPNDPARRITFQKLHDEVCRFANVLRSLGVEKGDRVTIYLPMIPAAAYAMLACARIGAVHSVVFGGFSPDALAGRINDCDSRVVITADEGRRAGKTVPLKANVDTALQDCPRVEKVVVVENTGNVVAIKGSRDIWWHEAAAGVAPFCEPEPMNAEDPLFILYTSGSTGKPKGVLHTTGGYLVWASLTHEMIFDPRPGEVYWCTADVGWVTGHTYAVYGPLANGVTSLLFEGVPNWPDCSRFWQVVDRHKVAIFYTAPTAIRALMGAGLEYVEKADLSSLRLIGTVGEPINPEAWQWYNKNIGKERCEIVDTWWQTETGGAMITPLPGVVPTKPGSATLPFFGVKPVVLTAEGEEIAEIKAEGVLAIADSWPGQARTIWGDHDRFVETYFSTYKGLYFTGDGVRRDEDGYYWITGRVDDVLNVSGHRLGTAEIESALVAHPKVSEAAVVGYPHEIKGQGIYCYVTLMAGEEENSELGSELRNWVRKEIGPIALPDLIQFAPGLPKTRSGKIMRRILRKIAEDDFSSLGDTSTLADPGVVDNLIENRLHRSDR, encoded by the coding sequence ATGAACAGCCAAGCCCCGGTCACGCGCCATACGCGCCTCACACCTCAGCAGTTCAACGACAAATATACAGCCTCGCTCACCGATCCCGAAGCCTTCTGGCGGGAGGAGGGACAGCGCCTCGACTGGATCAAGCCGTATTCCAAGGTCAAGAACACCAGCTACGCCTATCCCGATGTCTCGATCAAATGGTTCGAGGACGGCATCCTCAACGTGTCGGCCAATTGCATCGACAGACATCTGGCGACCAATGCCGATAAGGTTGCGCTTATATTCGAGCCGGATGATCCAAATGATCCCGCCCGGCGCATAACGTTCCAGAAGCTTCATGACGAGGTGTGCCGCTTCGCCAACGTTCTCAGATCTCTTGGCGTTGAGAAGGGAGACCGCGTCACCATCTACCTGCCGATGATTCCTGCCGCGGCCTATGCCATGCTCGCTTGCGCGCGCATTGGGGCGGTGCATTCGGTGGTGTTCGGCGGGTTCTCGCCGGACGCCTTGGCCGGCCGGATCAATGATTGCGACAGTCGCGTCGTCATCACTGCGGATGAAGGTCGCCGGGCCGGCAAGACCGTGCCGCTCAAGGCCAATGTCGACACCGCGCTCCAGGATTGCCCGCGCGTCGAAAAGGTGGTCGTGGTGGAAAACACCGGCAACGTCGTCGCGATCAAGGGATCGCGAGACATCTGGTGGCACGAAGCTGCCGCGGGCGTCGCGCCGTTCTGCGAACCTGAGCCTATGAACGCAGAAGACCCGCTGTTCATCCTCTATACTTCCGGTTCGACGGGTAAGCCCAAGGGCGTGCTCCACACCACCGGCGGCTACCTGGTCTGGGCATCACTGACCCATGAGATGATCTTTGATCCCCGCCCCGGCGAGGTCTATTGGTGCACGGCAGACGTGGGCTGGGTCACCGGCCACACCTATGCGGTTTATGGCCCGCTTGCCAACGGCGTCACCTCACTGTTGTTCGAAGGCGTGCCCAACTGGCCCGATTGTTCCCGCTTCTGGCAGGTGGTCGACCGGCACAAGGTGGCCATCTTCTATACCGCACCCACTGCTATCCGAGCGCTGATGGGCGCCGGGTTGGAGTATGTCGAAAAAGCCGATCTCTCATCCCTGCGTCTGATCGGAACAGTGGGCGAGCCGATCAATCCCGAAGCCTGGCAATGGTACAACAAGAACATCGGCAAGGAGCGCTGCGAGATTGTCGATACCTGGTGGCAAACCGAAACTGGCGGGGCGATGATTACGCCACTGCCGGGCGTCGTGCCCACAAAGCCCGGCTCCGCGACATTGCCGTTTTTCGGGGTCAAGCCCGTGGTGCTCACCGCCGAGGGCGAGGAAATCGCAGAGATCAAGGCCGAGGGCGTTCTTGCCATCGCCGATAGCTGGCCGGGGCAGGCGCGCACCATCTGGGGTGATCATGACCGGTTCGTCGAGACATATTTCTCGACCTACAAGGGCCTCTACTTTACCGGCGATGGCGTCCGTCGCGACGAAGATGGGTATTACTGGATCACGGGTCGCGTGGACGATGTCCTCAACGTCTCCGGCCATCGCCTGGGGACCGCCGAGATCGAAAGCGCGCTCGTCGCTCATCCAAAGGTCTCCGAAGCGGCGGTCGTGGGCTATCCGCACGAAATCAAGGGGCAGGGGATATATTGCTATGTCACCCTCATGGCGGGGGAAGAGGAAAATTCCGAGCTCGGCAGCGAACTGAGGAACTGGGTCCGCAAGGAAATCGGCCCGATCGCTTTGCCCGACCTCATCCAATTCGCTCCGGGGCTGCCCAAGACCCGCTCGGGCAAGATCATGCGCCGCATCCTGCGCAAGATCGCAGAAGATGACTTTTCATCGCTGGGCGACACCTCGACTCTCGCCGATCCGGGCGTCGTGGACAATCTCATCGAGAACAGGCTGCATCGATCGGACCGTTGA
- a CDS encoding branched-chain amino acid ABC transporter permease, with product MDAILAQLLNGLDKGGAYALIALGLTLVFGTLGVVNFAHGALFMLGAFCAVAFRALITMESVTVDETQLSPWGTPLEVRTPLAETWFGDWGAVLVDYSVPLSILLAIPVMLVIGVAMERGLIKHFYKRPHAEQILVTFGLAIVLQELVKTFFGPNPWPQPIPSDFRGAADVGALFGLQAGAVTYPLWRLVYLGFSLAVIGAVFAFLRFTTFGMVVRAGMADRETVGLLGVNIDRRFTIMFGIAAVVAGLAGVMYTPLLPPNYHLGMDFLVLSFVVVVVGGMGSLPGAVAAGFLLGILQSFASMTEIKAIIPGIDQIIIYAVAVVILLVRPRGLMGRRGMMEA from the coding sequence ATGGATGCGATTCTTGCGCAATTGCTCAATGGGCTGGACAAGGGCGGCGCGTATGCACTGATCGCCTTGGGCCTCACCTTGGTTTTCGGAACGCTTGGGGTGGTCAATTTCGCCCATGGCGCGCTCTTTATGCTCGGCGCCTTCTGCGCCGTGGCCTTTCGGGCGCTGATCACCATGGAAAGCGTGACGGTCGATGAAACCCAGCTTTCTCCTTGGGGTACGCCGCTTGAAGTGCGTACGCCCCTGGCCGAAACCTGGTTTGGCGATTGGGGTGCTGTTCTGGTCGACTATTCAGTGCCGCTGTCGATCCTTCTCGCCATCCCTGTGATGCTGGTCATAGGGGTCGCGATGGAGCGCGGGCTCATCAAGCATTTCTATAAGCGTCCCCACGCCGAGCAGATATTGGTGACCTTCGGCCTCGCCATCGTTTTGCAGGAACTGGTCAAAACCTTCTTTGGTCCCAATCCATGGCCGCAGCCGATCCCTTCGGATTTTCGCGGCGCTGCCGATGTCGGCGCGCTGTTCGGCCTGCAGGCCGGCGCTGTGACCTACCCGCTCTGGCGTCTGGTCTATCTCGGCTTTTCGCTCGCAGTCATCGGGGCCGTCTTCGCCTTCCTGCGGTTCACCACCTTCGGCATGGTGGTGCGCGCCGGCATGGCCGACCGCGAAACAGTCGGACTGCTCGGCGTCAATATAGACAGGCGCTTCACCATCATGTTCGGGATCGCAGCGGTCGTCGCAGGGCTGGCTGGTGTGATGTACACGCCGCTCCTGCCGCCCAACTACCATCTGGGCATGGACTTTCTGGTGCTGTCCTTCGTGGTCGTGGTCGTAGGCGGAATGGGTTCGTTGCCGGGTGCCGTCGCCGCGGGCTTCCTTCTCGGCATCCTGCAATCCTTCGCGTCGATGACCGAGATCAAGGCGATCATTCCCGGTATCGATCAGATCATCATCTATGCGGTTGCAGTCGTAATCCTTCTGGTCCGCCCCCGAGGCCTCATGGGCCGGCGCGGCATGATGGAGGCCTGA
- a CDS encoding substrate-binding protein, with amino-acid sequence MSETKRGISRRRVVKTGMAGILATGVSPLILSKWAWAQEFCNAPTGDTVTLGFNVPQTGAYADEGADELKAYELAVEHLNGEGDGGLIPHFSSKTLTGNGILGKRVEYVTGDTQTQSDPARESARRMIERDGAIMITGGSSSGVAVAVQSLCQDMGIIFMSALTHSNDTTGKDKRRYGFRHFFNAYQSGVGLGPQLGAAYGNERRAYHLTADYTWGWTQEESMIAATEALGWETVETVRTPVGAGDFSQYITPVLNSGADVLILNHYGFDGVNSITQATQFGLRDRQANGQNFELVLPLVSDLMAAGAGTAIQGVYGTSNWYWSLGDEASKAFTASFGAKWGSPPSQAAHTSYVQTLLYADAVERAGTFYPPEVIRALEDFEFDGMGNGPTLYRGADHQCFKDVLVVQGKETPANEFDLLEVVNTASRDSVTYDPSIFGGELGPYEPNMCA; translated from the coding sequence ATGAGCGAAACGAAACGCGGAATCAGCCGCCGCCGTGTCGTCAAGACTGGCATGGCCGGCATTCTGGCTACAGGGGTCTCGCCCCTGATCCTGTCGAAGTGGGCATGGGCGCAGGAATTCTGCAACGCTCCGACGGGCGATACGGTCACATTGGGCTTCAATGTACCGCAGACCGGCGCATATGCCGACGAAGGCGCAGATGAGCTCAAGGCTTATGAGCTGGCCGTCGAGCATCTGAACGGCGAGGGCGATGGCGGGCTTATCCCGCATTTTTCATCCAAGACGCTGACCGGCAACGGCATTTTGGGCAAGCGGGTCGAATATGTCACCGGTGATACCCAAACCCAGTCGGATCCGGCCCGTGAGTCAGCCCGCCGCATGATCGAACGCGATGGCGCCATCATGATCACCGGCGGTTCGTCCTCGGGCGTCGCGGTGGCGGTGCAGAGCCTCTGCCAGGATATGGGCATCATTTTCATGTCCGCCCTCACGCACTCGAACGACACCACCGGCAAGGACAAGCGGCGCTACGGCTTCCGCCATTTCTTCAACGCCTATCAATCCGGGGTCGGCCTGGGCCCGCAACTCGGCGCAGCCTATGGCAATGAGCGCCGCGCCTATCACCTCACCGCCGACTACACCTGGGGCTGGACGCAGGAAGAATCGATGATCGCGGCCACCGAGGCGCTCGGATGGGAAACCGTCGAAACCGTACGTACGCCTGTGGGGGCAGGGGATTTCAGCCAGTATATCACGCCGGTCCTCAATTCGGGCGCCGACGTCCTCATCCTCAATCACTACGGGTTCGATGGCGTCAACTCGATCACCCAGGCCACCCAGTTCGGCCTGCGTGACCGGCAGGCGAACGGACAGAACTTCGAGCTCGTCCTGCCGCTCGTCTCCGATCTCATGGCGGCCGGTGCCGGCACCGCGATCCAGGGCGTCTATGGCACCTCGAACTGGTACTGGAGCCTGGGGGACGAGGCATCGAAAGCCTTCACCGCCTCTTTCGGCGCAAAGTGGGGTTCGCCGCCCAGCCAGGCGGCCCACACATCGTATGTCCAGACGCTGCTTTATGCCGACGCCGTAGAGCGGGCAGGGACCTTCTATCCCCCGGAAGTCATCCGGGCGCTCGAGGATTTCGAGTTCGACGGCATGGGCAATGGCCCCACGCTCTACCGTGGCGCCGATCACCAGTGCTTCAAGGACGTGCTGGTCGTGCAGGGCAAGGAGACCCCGGCCAACGAGTTCGACCTTCTCGAAGTGGTCAACACCGCTTCGCGCGACTCGGTGACCTACGACCCGTCGATCTTCGGCGGCGAGTTGGGGCCCTACGAACCCAACATGTGCGCGTGA
- a CDS encoding ABC transporter ATP-binding protein, which translates to METRDNVVLHVADVHKNFGGLHALSDIDLQVEEGKTHAIIGPNGAGKSTLLNVVIGRIPPTSGAVVFDGVVLTGKKPHEINQLGVSRVFQTPEIFADLPVLQNVMTPAFARRDGAFKINLATPLERETALREEAEAMLEDVGLIDRRNVNAGSLSRGDKRRLELAMCLIQKPRLLLLDEPTAGMSRHDTNTTIELLKKIKSRGMTKVIIEHDMHVVFSLADKISVLAGGRIIAEGLPSEVRGDTRVQEAYLGGAH; encoded by the coding sequence ATGGAAACCAGGGATAACGTCGTTCTGCACGTTGCCGATGTCCATAAGAACTTCGGCGGTTTGCATGCTCTTTCCGATATCGACCTGCAGGTGGAGGAGGGAAAGACCCACGCGATTATAGGGCCCAACGGCGCTGGCAAATCGACGCTGCTCAATGTGGTGATCGGGCGCATCCCGCCCACCAGCGGCGCTGTGGTGTTCGATGGGGTGGTGCTGACAGGCAAGAAGCCGCACGAGATCAATCAGCTCGGCGTAAGCCGCGTCTTTCAGACGCCAGAAATCTTCGCCGATCTGCCCGTGCTCCAGAACGTCATGACACCGGCGTTTGCCCGGCGGGACGGTGCTTTCAAGATCAATCTCGCCACTCCGCTTGAACGAGAAACGGCGCTGCGCGAGGAAGCCGAAGCCATGCTCGAGGACGTGGGCCTGATCGACAGGCGCAACGTCAACGCGGGTTCGCTTTCGCGGGGTGACAAGCGGCGGCTCGAACTCGCCATGTGCCTTATCCAAAAGCCGCGCCTCCTGTTGCTTGACGAGCCGACAGCGGGGATGAGCCGTCACGACACCAACACCACCATCGAACTCCTAAAGAAGATCAAGAGCCGGGGGATGACCAAGGTCATCATCGAGCACGACATGCATGTGGTGTTCTCTCTGGCCGACAAGATCTCCGTTTTGGCCGGCGGCCGCATCATCGCCGAAGGGCTGCCCTCGGAGGTTCGCGGCGATACCCGCGTGCAGGAAGCCTATCTGGGAGGAGCGCACTGA